The following are from one region of the Stanieria sp. NIES-3757 genome:
- a CDS encoding transposase, with product MGSRLMVFLTREQDRILFNLRTAEVPQKVQDRAEVIRLSADGWYVEKIATHFHWTAQTVREVLHKWQKLGVEGLGSKPGRGGEQKWTEADMVFLEKCLEKEPRTYMKEPFYRSQPKISATCCQTVIGSKGLVMIPATSRAVNRWRSRDRTLAVNKITGMF from the coding sequence ATGGGCAGCCGTTTGATGGTATTTCTGACTAGAGAGCAAGATAGAATTCTTTTCAACCTGAGAACGGCAGAGGTACCGCAGAAAGTGCAAGACAGAGCAGAAGTTATTAGATTAAGCGCGGATGGTTGGTACGTAGAGAAGATAGCGACTCACTTTCATTGGACGGCACAAACAGTGCGAGAAGTCTTGCATAAATGGCAAAAGCTAGGAGTAGAGGGACTTGGCTCAAAACCAGGGCGTGGAGGGGAACAGAAGTGGACTGAAGCTGACATGGTGTTCTTAGAAAAATGTTTAGAGAAAGAACCACGTACTTATATGAAAGAACCTTTTTATCGCTCCCAGCCCAAAATTTCTGCGACCTGTTGCCAAACGGTCATTGGATCGAAGGGCTTGGTGATGATACCTGCAACGTCGAGAGCGGTAAATCGCTGGCGATCGCGAGACAGGACTTTAGCCGTCAACAAAATAACTGGAATGTTCTGA
- the dut_1 gene encoding deoxyuridine 5'-triphosphate nucleotidohydrolase encodes MKLKILKLNEQAIIPQYSHPDDSGLDLFSIEDQLILPGETKLINTGIAIELPLGTEAQIRPRSGLALKHSVTVLNTPGTIDAGYRGEIGIILINHGKNSFQVFQGMKIAQMVIVPIIQVDIETVAQLSISVRGNGGFGSTGVVQSK; translated from the coding sequence ATGAAACTTAAGATCTTAAAATTAAATGAACAAGCAATTATTCCTCAATATAGCCATCCAGATGATTCGGGACTAGATTTATTTTCAATAGAAGACCAACTAATTCTACCTGGAGAAACTAAACTGATTAATACTGGTATTGCCATAGAATTACCTCTTGGAACTGAAGCTCAAATACGTCCTAGAAGCGGACTCGCACTCAAACATTCTGTTACTGTTTTAAACACTCCGGGAACAATAGATGCAGGTTATCGAGGAGAAATTGGGATTATTTTAATTAATCACGGCAAAAATTCTTTTCAGGTTTTTCAAGGTATGAAAATAGCACAAATGGTGATTGTCCCAATTATTCAGGTAGACATAGAAACCGTAGCCCAATTAAGTATTTCTGTAAGAGGAAATGGAGGCTTTGGTTCAACTGGAGTAGTTCAATCAAAATAA
- the petG gene encoding cytochrome b6-f complex subunit 5 — protein sequence MIEPLLLGIVLGLITITLAGLFFAAYMQYKRGNQLGID from the coding sequence GTGATTGAACCTTTACTACTAGGGATTGTTCTAGGTCTGATTACCATTACTTTAGCTGGCTTATTTTTTGCTGCATATATGCAGTACAAACGAGGCAATCAACTAGGAATCGATTAA
- a CDS encoding response regulator receiver protein — MTKRILIVDDEEDIRDVVRVSLEEFGGWLTFAAPSGIEGLQIAKAQALDAILLDISMPDLDGFQIHAKLQADSKTQNIPVILLTAKVLSRDRQRFTALDVAGIITKPFDPMTVWQQVAEILGWER; from the coding sequence ATGACTAAACGGATTCTGATTGTGGATGATGAAGAAGATATTCGCGATGTCGTGCGGGTATCGTTAGAAGAATTTGGAGGTTGGCTGACATTTGCTGCTCCTTCGGGTATTGAAGGATTGCAGATCGCCAAGGCGCAAGCTTTAGATGCGATTCTGTTGGATATATCGATGCCGGATCTTGATGGATTTCAGATCCATGCAAAACTTCAAGCGGACTCTAAAACTCAGAACATTCCAGTTATTTTGTTGACGGCTAAAGTCCTGTCTCGCGATCGCCAGCGATTTACCGCTCTCGACGTTGCAGGTATCATCACCAAGCCCTTCGATCCAATGACCGTTTGGCAACAGGTCGCAGAAATTTTGGGCTGGGAGCGATAA
- a CDS encoding class II aldolase/adducin family protein — MIDEGYIKYQCSLINRPSISSAEITELNHWRNRLYQLNLIGQYDNGIGFGNLSIRDPQAENYNSLIISGTQTGSLPNLNPEHYTKVIKFDWDKNSVTCIGLIQASSETLTHAAIYVANQDINAVIHVHHRQLWQQLINQVATTDQNCAFGTPEMAREIMRLCQQDLTKKQKIIIMSGHEEGIITFGRNLDEAGKVLLNFYNQLQLN; from the coding sequence ATGATAGATGAAGGATATATTAAATATCAATGCAGTTTAATTAATCGTCCCTCAATTTCTTCAGCAGAAATCACAGAATTAAATCACTGGCGCAATCGATTATATCAGTTAAACTTGATCGGTCAGTATGACAATGGAATTGGTTTTGGTAATCTGAGCATTCGCGATCCTCAAGCTGAAAACTATAATTCATTAATTATTTCTGGGACACAAACAGGGAGCCTTCCTAATCTTAATCCAGAACATTATACTAAAGTTATTAAATTTGATTGGGACAAAAACTCAGTTACTTGTATTGGTTTAATTCAGGCATCTTCAGAAACTTTAACTCATGCTGCTATTTATGTAGCCAATCAAGATATTAATGCAGTAATTCACGTTCATCATCGTCAACTTTGGCAACAACTGATTAATCAAGTAGCTACTACCGATCAAAATTGTGCTTTTGGTACACCAGAAATGGCAAGAGAAATTATGAGATTGTGTCAGCAAGACTTAACAAAAAAACAAAAAATTATTATTATGAGCGGTCATGAAGAGGGAATTATAACCTTTGGTAGAAATTTGGATGAAGCTGGCAAAGTGTTACTAAATTTTTACAATCAACTACAACTTAATTAA
- a CDS encoding cytochrome c class I, translating to MDNQLLQPQILIKRIMIPALLLVLIGLITILGIYWHRISDPYIIEVLSLKGDVAQGYAIFQINCAGCHGIKGDGIVGPSLKNVPKRKSKIDLIDQVISGKTPPMPKFQPSSQEMADLLTYLEQL from the coding sequence GTGGATAACCAGTTACTTCAACCACAAATTTTAATTAAGCGAATCATGATTCCCGCTTTACTCCTAGTATTAATCGGATTGATTACTATTCTGGGTATCTATTGGCATCGGATTTCTGATCCTTACATCATCGAAGTTTTATCTCTTAAAGGCGACGTAGCACAAGGATATGCTATTTTTCAAATTAATTGTGCTGGCTGTCATGGAATCAAAGGTGATGGCATTGTCGGTCCTAGTTTAAAAAATGTTCCTAAGCGAAAATCTAAAATAGATTTAATCGATCAGGTAATTAGTGGAAAAACTCCACCTATGCCAAAATTCCAGCCCAGTTCTCAAGAAATGGCAGATTTATTAACCTATTTAGAACAGTTATAA
- a CDS encoding iron transport protein encodes MNKFSRRMFLGAGAAVAFSQVIRVKSGISQTNSINIYSSRHYNTDAQLYEGFTQQTGIKVNLIEGKDDELIERITSEGQNSPADILITVDAGRLWRAEQAGIFAPVTSQTLTSKIPASLRHPNNLWFGFSKRARVIMYNKDRVDPAQLSTYEDLADPKWKGKLLIRSSSNIYNQSLVASLINTHGEQKTEEWCRGIVANMARPPQGGDTDQIEAIAAGLGDIAVANTYYLARLGKDNSRKSQAIFEKVGVFFPNQSDRGTHVNISGGGLTKYAPNPENGVKFLEYLISPTAQEFFAQGNNEYPVVAGTAIDSIVAGFGQFKADTTNVAVYGQNNALAVQIMDRAGWK; translated from the coding sequence ATGAACAAATTTTCTCGACGGATGTTTCTAGGAGCAGGTGCAGCGGTTGCCTTTAGTCAAGTAATTAGAGTTAAATCAGGTATTAGTCAAACCAACTCAATCAATATCTACTCTTCTCGCCACTACAACACCGACGCTCAATTATACGAAGGTTTTACTCAGCAGACAGGAATTAAAGTAAACCTGATTGAAGGCAAAGATGACGAATTAATTGAAAGAATTACCAGCGAAGGACAAAACAGTCCAGCAGATATCCTGATTACAGTTGATGCTGGTCGTCTCTGGCGAGCAGAACAAGCGGGTATTTTTGCGCCTGTAACCTCTCAAACTTTAACATCTAAAATTCCTGCTAGCTTACGTCATCCCAACAATCTTTGGTTTGGTTTTTCCAAGCGAGCGCGGGTGATTATGTATAACAAAGATAGAGTAGATCCTGCTCAATTATCTACTTACGAAGATTTAGCCGATCCTAAATGGAAAGGGAAACTGCTAATTCGTTCTTCTAGCAATATTTATAATCAATCCTTAGTTGCGTCTCTGATTAACACTCACGGCGAACAGAAAACCGAGGAATGGTGTCGAGGAATAGTAGCTAATATGGCTCGACCACCCCAAGGTGGAGATACAGACCAAATCGAAGCAATAGCAGCAGGTTTGGGAGATATTGCCGTAGCCAATACTTATTATCTTGCTCGATTGGGTAAAGACAACAGCCGTAAATCACAAGCTATTTTTGAAAAAGTAGGTGTATTTTTCCCTAATCAAAGCGATCGCGGAACTCATGTTAATATTAGTGGTGGTGGTTTAACTAAGTATGCACCAAATCCAGAGAATGGAGTTAAATTTTTAGAATATCTTATTAGTCCTACTGCCCAAGAGTTTTTTGCTCAAGGAAATAATGAATATCCTGTAGTAGCGGGAACTGCCATTGACTCAATCGTGGCTGGTTTTGGACAGTTTAAGGCAGATACGACTAATGTAGCGGTTTACGGTCAGAATAACGCTTTAGCTGTCCAAATTATGGATCGTGCTGGCTGGAAATAA
- the rbcR gene encoding LysR family transcriptional regulator: MIQATLHQLKVFETVARHGSFTRAAEELFITQPTVSSQVKQLTKAVGLPLFEQIGKSLYLTDAGKELLATCQDIFERLDNFEMQIADLKGTKQGQLRLAVITTAKYFVPRLLGSFCQHYPGIDVTLKVTNHQEIQRRMLENEDDLYIVSNPPEDIDLHNKQFLDNPLVVVAKADHPLTKHHNISIDALNGQPFIMREKGSGTRAAVLNLFAKYKVSVNVKLELGSNEAIKQAIAGGLGISVLSEHCLISEGISGELTVLNIEHFPIKRRWYVSYLAGKKLSVIAQTFLDYLLQESPKMSFPSYSILAQLAK; this comes from the coding sequence TTGATTCAGGCAACCTTACATCAGTTAAAAGTATTTGAAACAGTTGCTCGACATGGTAGCTTTACTCGCGCTGCTGAAGAGTTATTCATTACTCAACCTACGGTTTCTAGTCAAGTAAAACAACTAACTAAAGCAGTAGGTTTACCTTTGTTTGAACAAATTGGCAAAAGTCTTTATTTAACTGATGCAGGCAAAGAATTATTGGCAACTTGCCAAGATATTTTTGAAAGGTTAGATAACTTTGAAATGCAAATAGCTGATTTGAAAGGTACTAAACAAGGACAATTAAGGTTGGCAGTAATTACAACTGCTAAATATTTTGTACCGAGATTATTGGGTTCTTTCTGCCAGCATTATCCAGGAATTGATGTCACTCTTAAAGTAACTAATCACCAAGAAATTCAAAGACGGATGTTAGAAAACGAGGATGATCTTTATATTGTTAGTAATCCTCCCGAAGACATCGATCTGCATAACAAACAATTTTTAGATAATCCTTTAGTTGTAGTAGCCAAAGCCGATCATCCTTTAACCAAACACCACAATATTTCTATTGATGCTTTAAACGGTCAACCTTTTATTATGCGGGAAAAAGGTTCTGGTACTAGAGCAGCGGTATTAAATTTATTTGCTAAATATAAAGTTTCAGTTAATGTCAAATTAGAACTAGGTAGTAATGAAGCAATTAAGCAAGCGATCGCAGGAGGTCTAGGTATTTCGGTTTTATCTGAACACTGTCTCATTTCAGAAGGAATAAGTGGAGAATTAACCGTTCTCAATATAGAACATTTTCCGATCAAACGTCGTTGGTATGTATCTTATTTAGCAGGTAAGAAGTTATCTGTGATCGCTCAAACTTTTCTTGATTATCTACTCCAAGAAAGTCCTAAAATGTCTTTTCCCTCTTATAGTATTTTGGCTCAACTAGCTAAATAA
- a CDS encoding hypothetical protein (protein of unknown function UPF0052 and CofD), with protein sequence MHKLSSRHKKTTPVVNQWFKWLSPGLFIKRWLLISASGLAIAVLGVAIWVKLTPIYRLLEFVSGVLETITTILPNYISGPLAIGAGLFLVFWGQSRTVGSITEVLRVDQEEVLVDMLLNRRRLNRGPKIVTIGGGTGLSTLLRGLKQYSNNITAIVTVADDGGSSGRLRREIGVLPPGDLRNCLAALADEEKLLTELFQYRFQAGDGLIGHSFGNLFLTAMSEITGDLEQAVAASSQVLAIRGKVLPATLSDVRLWAEFEDGRIIEGESNIPQAGGKIVSIGCFPANPPAVPAAIKAIREADYIIIGPGSLYTSIIPNLLVPEICQAIAKADVPRIYVCNIMTQPGETEGYTVADHIRAIDRISNQKLFDAVLVHKKPPSPQSLQKYALENSHPVFVDREDVGNLGRRIVLANVMDEDEETGYVRHNSNRLAKVLLRWYTGKWQPKISITRKIVRKFER encoded by the coding sequence ATGCATAAACTCTCTTCTCGGCACAAAAAAACTACTCCTGTAGTTAACCAATGGTTTAAATGGCTATCACCAGGATTATTTATCAAACGTTGGCTCTTAATTAGTGCTAGTGGCTTAGCAATAGCGGTTTTAGGTGTAGCAATCTGGGTCAAACTAACTCCAATTTATCGTTTGTTAGAGTTTGTTTCAGGCGTATTAGAAACTATCACAACCATTTTACCCAACTACATCTCTGGGCCACTAGCTATAGGAGCAGGATTATTTTTAGTTTTTTGGGGTCAATCTCGTACTGTTGGTTCAATTACCGAAGTTCTTAGAGTAGATCAAGAAGAAGTTTTGGTCGATATGCTTCTTAATCGTCGTCGTTTAAATCGCGGACCTAAAATAGTAACAATTGGCGGTGGAACTGGTCTTTCTACTTTATTGAGAGGCTTGAAACAGTATAGTAATAATATTACTGCGATCGTGACTGTAGCTGATGATGGTGGTTCTTCAGGCAGACTACGACGAGAAATTGGGGTGTTACCTCCAGGAGATTTACGTAATTGTCTAGCAGCTTTAGCTGATGAAGAAAAACTTCTAACCGAATTGTTTCAATATCGTTTTCAGGCTGGAGATGGTTTAATTGGTCATAGTTTTGGCAATCTCTTTCTGACTGCGATGAGTGAGATTACAGGAGATTTAGAGCAAGCAGTGGCAGCTAGTTCTCAAGTTTTAGCTATCAGAGGAAAAGTGTTACCTGCTACTTTAAGTGATGTTCGTTTATGGGCAGAATTTGAAGATGGTAGAATTATTGAAGGAGAATCTAATATTCCTCAAGCTGGCGGAAAAATAGTTAGTATTGGCTGTTTTCCTGCAAATCCTCCTGCTGTACCCGCAGCAATTAAAGCAATTCGCGAAGCTGACTATATTATTATTGGGCCTGGTAGTCTTTATACCAGTATTATCCCCAATTTATTAGTTCCTGAAATCTGTCAAGCGATCGCAAAAGCTGATGTACCTCGGATTTATGTTTGTAATATTATGACTCAGCCAGGAGAAACCGAAGGTTATACTGTTGCCGATCATATTCGTGCCATAGATCGCATTTCCAATCAAAAATTATTTGATGCGGTTTTAGTCCATAAAAAACCACCTTCTCCCCAATCATTGCAAAAATATGCTCTAGAAAACTCTCACCCTGTGTTTGTAGATCGAGAAGATGTTGGTAATTTAGGTCGTCGGATTGTCTTAGCCAATGTTATGGATGAAGATGAAGAAACTGGCTATGTCCGTCATAATTCTAATCGTTTAGCTAAAGTCTTGTTGCGTTGGTATACTGGCAAATGGCAACCCAAAATCTCAATTACCCGAAAAATTGTGAGAAAATTTGAGAGGTAA
- a CDS encoding hypothetical protein (conserved hypothetical protein): MSYNFEIVGITPILTFFNYQQEVEVSSKRSKTYLGSYRCTLDSFIESTKIIPKKPEWDWDEVIETMVNFWLKHEDIIRHWKLELDRSEQNNLLVARVANLNCLRAELEQIFGN, from the coding sequence ATGTCGTATAATTTTGAAATCGTTGGAATCACACCTATTTTAACCTTTTTTAACTATCAACAAGAAGTAGAAGTTAGCTCAAAAAGAAGTAAAACTTATTTAGGTAGTTATCGATGTACTCTCGATTCTTTTATTGAATCTACTAAAATAATTCCCAAAAAACCTGAATGGGATTGGGATGAGGTAATCGAAACTATGGTTAATTTTTGGCTAAAACACGAAGATATTATTCGCCATTGGAAACTTGAATTGGATCGTTCTGAACAAAATAATTTATTGGTAGCTAGAGTAGCTAATTTGAATTGTTTAAGAGCAGAATTAGAACAAATTTTTGGGAATTAA
- a CDS encoding cation diffusion facilitator family transporter, translating into MPDHRTKIRQVLWITLLLNLFVMGLKAVVGFATGSLSLQADALHSVTDSINNVLGLVTNRFSSPIPDREHPYGHQKFEAIGALGIAAFLGIACFEILKGSIERLFTGITPIQISIAELWLLLIVLGVNIFVAFYERNVGKRIGSPILIADAKHTMSDIWVTILVLAGLIGVSQAKTFNLPQLQWLDVILAFPVAILVFYSGWTVLKDNLPWLVDEIAIAPEAIHRIVMEVPGVLNCHDIASRGLLGRQVFIEMHLIVDASDVETAHKITEKVETRLEEHFNPVRILIHVEPPNYQSNQISFGIEHQ; encoded by the coding sequence ATGCCAGACCATCGAACCAAAATTCGCCAAGTTCTCTGGATTACTTTATTACTTAATTTATTTGTAATGGGTTTAAAAGCAGTAGTAGGTTTTGCTACGGGTTCTCTTAGTTTACAAGCAGATGCTTTACATAGCGTCACTGATAGTATTAATAATGTTTTAGGTCTAGTAACCAATCGTTTTTCTTCTCCTATCCCAGACAGAGAACATCCTTACGGACATCAAAAGTTTGAGGCAATTGGAGCTCTAGGAATTGCTGCTTTTTTGGGTATTGCTTGTTTTGAAATTCTGAAAGGCTCAATAGAAAGACTTTTTACAGGTATTACTCCTATTCAAATTTCAATTGCTGAATTGTGGCTATTACTAATAGTTTTAGGGGTAAATATTTTTGTTGCTTTTTATGAACGCAATGTAGGGAAAAGGATTGGCAGTCCCATCTTAATTGCTGATGCCAAACATACTATGAGTGATATTTGGGTGACTATTTTAGTATTGGCGGGATTAATCGGAGTTTCTCAAGCTAAAACTTTCAACTTACCTCAATTACAATGGTTAGATGTAATTTTGGCTTTTCCTGTGGCAATTTTGGTTTTTTATAGCGGTTGGACAGTTTTAAAAGATAACTTACCTTGGCTAGTCGATGAAATTGCGATCGCGCCTGAGGCAATTCATCGTATTGTGATGGAAGTACCTGGGGTACTTAATTGTCATGATATTGCTTCTCGTGGATTATTGGGAAGACAAGTTTTTATCGAGATGCATCTAATTGTCGATGCGTCTGATGTGGAAACTGCTCACAAAATCACTGAAAAAGTTGAAACTCGATTGGAAGAACATTTTAATCCTGTGAGAATATTAATTCATGTCGAGCCACCTAATTATCAATCGAATCAAATTAGCTTTGGGATTGAACATCAATAA
- a CDS encoding exsB protein yields MTKAVVLLSGGLDSATTAAIAINEGYEAIALSFRYGQRHAKELSAAKQIAQVLQIKEHFIVDINLSQWGGSSLTDSSIDLPQTGVEPNIIPSTYVPGRNTVFIAIALSLAEAKGATAIYLGINAVDYSGYPDCRPEYLAAYQNLANLSSKVGVEGKAPQLIAPLVQDSKVDIVRRALKLGVPIEVTWSCYQGGEQPCGLCDSCRIRDRALIEAGRPDLASNHNLI; encoded by the coding sequence ATGACCAAAGCAGTTGTGTTACTTTCTGGAGGTTTAGATTCCGCTACGACAGCAGCCATAGCTATTAATGAAGGGTATGAAGCGATCGCACTTTCTTTTAGATATGGACAACGTCACGCCAAAGAATTGTCAGCAGCCAAGCAAATTGCCCAAGTTCTACAGATTAAAGAGCATTTTATTGTTGATATTAATTTATCTCAGTGGGGTGGTTCGTCTCTAACCGATAGTTCGATTGACTTGCCTCAAACTGGAGTAGAGCCTAATATCATTCCTTCTACCTACGTACCAGGCAGAAATACAGTTTTTATCGCGATCGCTCTTTCTTTGGCAGAGGCTAAAGGTGCAACAGCCATTTATCTAGGTATCAATGCCGTAGATTATTCTGGTTATCCCGATTGTCGTCCTGAATATTTAGCAGCTTATCAAAACTTAGCCAATCTTTCTTCTAAAGTCGGTGTAGAGGGCAAAGCACCCCAACTGATTGCCCCTCTCGTCCAAGATTCTAAAGTCGATATTGTTCGTCGTGCCTTGAAATTAGGAGTTCCTATCGAAGTTACTTGGTCTTGTTATCAAGGAGGAGAACAACCCTGTGGTTTATGCGATTCTTGTCGTATACGCGATCGCGCTTTAATTGAAGCTGGTAGACCCGATCTAGCTAGTAATCACAATTTGATTTAA